The window TCTCTGAAAATGACTTAATCGGCGATAATATGTGCTTTGCCCAGACAGGGTGCATTTGAAAGTCTTTCCTCTCCTTTGTGGTAAGGCGCCCGGGCTTATTCAGAGTTTCCTCTTTCATGCCTATTTTACCAATGTCATGGAGGATGCCAGCCTGGTAAATTAAATTAATGTCTTTCTCAGGAAGCTCCATTTCAATAGCTATTAGCTTTGCGTATCGGGTTACCTCTTCTGAATGGCCGTGTGTATATTTGTCCCTTGCCTCGAGGGCATGCGCAAAGCTTATAACAGTCTCTTTGAAAGTGTTCTCAAGATTCTGGTAAAGTTGGACATTTTTTATTATGCTTGCTGATGTATTGGCCACAACCTGACATAACCTCACATCATTTTTACTGAAAGATGTTGTTGGACTTGCAGCCCTGAGGACCAGTGTCCCCATTATTTCTTCCTTAATGGTTATCGGGAGCACCATTATGGAGTGAAAATTAAGTGCGTTGAGCTTTTCCCTCACACCCTCCATAATAGGGTCTTCCCTGATGTTATTTATTATTACAACACTTTTTGTTTCGATAGCCCTCTTTATCTCTGGATATTTTCCCAATGATAATACGAGGTTTTTTATGGAGGGGTCTTCCTGGCTTGCAATGACAACGAGTTTGTCTGAACCAGATTCTACAAGGGCAATAGAACACCTTGCTACGGCAATTATCTCTGATATTTTTTTCACTGTGAGAAAAAGGACATCGTCCAGATCCAGGGTTGATGATATTGTTTTTGATATATCGATAATAGCTGAAAGGTCTTTTTTATCACGCTCGAGCTGAAGGTACATTGAACGTGCTTTTAAGTGGTAGTTGATCCTTGTCTCAAGTTCAAGTTCTGTATATGGTTCATATATGAAGTCTGCAACGAGGTTGCCGAGATAGGATTTTATTTTCTCCTCTTCGCCCTTTGTGGCTATTAAGATACAGCGTACATCGTCATATCCACTTGTGGATTGTAATAAGTTCAGAATTTCCGACTTTGTTTTTTCGAGGCAATAAGTATCTGTTAAAATTATTGACGGAGGGTCCAGGGGAAGAGTCTTTATACTGTCATCCTCAGTCTTTCCAAGAGAAACAGCAAACCCTTTTGATAACAGGAAATTAATTAAGGCCTTTCTCGGCTTTTTTTCTGACTCAAGAACAAATATGCTATGAGTAAAAATCTTTTCCATGAGAGATTTTGTAAAATCGTAAAAAATTTTTGTAAAATTGTAAAATAATACTACGAAAATAAAATATTGTCAAAATAAATTACAATCCCTGTAGTGTAAAGAAACTT of the Nitrospirota bacterium genome contains:
- a CDS encoding HD domain-containing protein, which gives rise to MEKIFTHSIFVLESEKKPRKALINFLLSKGFAVSLGKTEDDSIKTLPLDPPSIILTDTYCLEKTKSEILNLLQSTSGYDDVRCILIATKGEEEKIKSYLGNLVADFIYEPYTELELETRINYHLKARSMYLQLERDKKDLSAIIDISKTISSTLDLDDVLFLTVKKISEIIAVARCSIALVESGSDKLVVIASQEDPSIKNLVLSLGKYPEIKRAIETKSVVIINNIREDPIMEGVREKLNALNFHSIMVLPITIKEEIMGTLVLRAASPTTSFSKNDVRLCQVVANTSASIIKNVQLYQNLENTFKETVISFAHALEARDKYTHGHSEEVTRYAKLIAIEMELPEKDINLIYQAGILHDIGKIGMKEETLNKPGRLTTKERKDFQMHPVWAKHILSPIKSFSEIIPIIYYHHEWFDGSGYPEGLKGSEIPIGARIIAVADTYHAMVSDRSYRKRRSMEAAIEEIKRYSGIQFDPEVVNAFINVTPAY